From the Rhodoferax sp. WC2427 genome, one window contains:
- a CDS encoding methyl-accepting chemotaxis protein gives MKISTRLTGTFAMLVAAMLAIAVTAVVQMGIMWRNADEISTLWLPKSESVNKMGAELASFRMTELQYVMSTVDSEAAELEKKMVKVQATFQADSKAFATSISDDNERKLFDSFTADWKAYLVIHEQVVALAKQFQADQGKRLLNTTAEKLFVKSIATLDKLVDISHKGAVDEGAMTVTTYNTARSSMLVIAVLGLVLAVVAATLLIRSITRPLSEAVQAIERVASGDLSVAIQSTTKDEAGQLLTALNNMQHGLIDVVSKVRQGSESVFSASEEIASGNLDLSNRTELQASELEHTNAHMSKLNGAVAENAENSRQANLLAQSASTLAVRGGQVVDQVVVTMKGITDSSRKIADIISVIDGIAFQTNILALNAAVEAARAGEQGRGFAVVASEVRSLAGRSADAAKEIKSLINASVERVEHGTSEVGLAGKTMAELVDAIQKVAHIMGEISASSRDQATGVTQLGTAISSMDQSTLQNAAMVEELSASANTLRNQATDLVDAVSVFKVGNVGRHAYLALP, from the coding sequence ATGAAGATTTCCACCCGCCTGACAGGCACATTTGCCATGTTGGTCGCGGCCATGCTAGCCATCGCCGTCACAGCGGTCGTCCAGATGGGCATCATGTGGCGCAATGCCGATGAGATATCCACGCTGTGGCTGCCCAAGTCGGAATCGGTCAACAAGATGGGGGCCGAACTCGCCAGCTTCCGAATGACCGAGCTGCAGTACGTGATGAGCACCGTGGACAGCGAGGCCGCCGAGCTGGAAAAGAAGATGGTCAAGGTGCAAGCCACCTTCCAGGCCGACAGCAAAGCCTTTGCCACCAGCATCAGTGACGACAACGAGCGCAAACTGTTCGACAGCTTCACCGCCGACTGGAAAGCCTATCTGGTGATCCACGAACAGGTGGTTGCACTGGCCAAGCAGTTCCAGGCCGACCAGGGCAAACGCCTGCTCAATACCACCGCGGAAAAGCTGTTCGTCAAATCCATCGCCACGCTGGACAAGCTGGTGGACATCAGCCACAAGGGTGCGGTTGATGAAGGTGCCATGACGGTCACCACCTACAACACCGCCCGCAGCTCCATGCTGGTCATCGCCGTATTGGGCCTGGTTCTGGCGGTGGTGGCGGCTACTTTGCTGATTCGCTCTATCACCCGCCCCCTGTCGGAGGCGGTACAAGCCATTGAACGGGTCGCCAGTGGCGATCTGAGCGTGGCCATCCAGTCCACCACCAAAGATGAGGCCGGACAGCTACTGACGGCCTTGAACAACATGCAGCATGGCCTGATTGACGTGGTCAGCAAGGTGCGGCAAGGCTCGGAAAGCGTGTTCTCGGCCAGCGAAGAGATTGCCTCGGGGAATCTGGATCTGTCCAACCGCACGGAGCTCCAGGCGAGTGAACTGGAGCACACCAACGCCCATATGTCCAAGCTCAATGGCGCAGTTGCCGAGAATGCCGAAAACTCCCGCCAGGCCAATCTGCTGGCGCAAAGTGCGTCCACACTGGCGGTGCGCGGCGGGCAGGTGGTCGACCAGGTGGTGGTGACCATGAAGGGCATCACCGACAGTTCCCGCAAGATTGCCGACATCATCAGCGTGATCGACGGCATTGCTTTCCAGACCAATATCTTGGCGTTGAATGCCGCTGTAGAGGCCGCCCGCGCCGGCGAACAAGGCCGGGGGTTTGCCGTGGTGGCCTCTGAGGTGCGTTCGCTGGCCGGCCGCAGTGCCGATGCCGCCAAGGAAATCAAGAGCCTGATCAACGCCAGCGTGGAACGCGTGGAGCACGGCACTTCGGAAGTGGGTCTGGCGGGCAAAACGATGGCCGAATTGGTCGATGCCATCCAGAAAGTGGCCCACATCATGGGGGAGATCAGTGCCTCCAGCCGGGACCAGGCTACCGGCGTAACGCAGTTGGGAACCGCCATCTCCAGCATGGACCAGTCCACATTGCAGAACGCTGCCATGGTCGAGGAGCTCTCGGCTTCGGCCAACACCCTCAGAAACCAGGCCACCGACCTGGTGGATGCGGTGTCGGTATTCAAGGTCGGCAACGTCGGTCGCCATGCGTACCTGGCGCTACCATAG
- a CDS encoding peptidase, with translation MTYCVAIKLNAGLVFLSDSRTNAGLDQISTFRKMIVYEKPQDRFMVLLSAGNLSISQSIREILQVEQVKETETSEPITIWNAKSMFDAARVLGSAVRHVYDRDAASLRQAGVEFNVSMIFGGQIKGEGMRLFQVYSAGNFIEATPETPYFQVGESKYGKPVLDRVITPTTPLDEAAKCALVSMDSTLKSNLSVGLPLDLVVYEADSFQTDKVVCIDENNPYMKMLHSSWGHKLRQVFDSIEDPMWNGEHTEIPLMVESARGKPLRKITTPQERLI, from the coding sequence ATGACCTATTGCGTAGCCATCAAACTTAATGCCGGGCTGGTTTTCCTGTCCGATTCGCGGACCAACGCCGGGCTGGACCAGATCAGCACCTTCCGCAAAATGATCGTCTACGAGAAGCCACAAGACCGCTTCATGGTGCTGCTGTCGGCGGGCAACCTGAGCATCTCGCAGTCCATCCGTGAGATCTTGCAGGTCGAGCAGGTCAAGGAAACCGAAACCAGCGAACCCATCACCATCTGGAACGCCAAGAGCATGTTCGACGCAGCCCGCGTACTGGGCTCCGCTGTGCGCCACGTGTACGACCGTGATGCAGCCTCGCTGCGCCAGGCCGGGGTGGAATTCAACGTGTCGATGATCTTTGGTGGCCAGATCAAGGGCGAAGGCATGCGCCTGTTCCAGGTGTACTCGGCCGGCAACTTCATCGAAGCCACGCCCGAAACCCCGTACTTCCAGGTCGGCGAATCCAAATACGGCAAGCCCGTGCTGGACCGCGTGATTACCCCCACCACCCCGCTGGACGAAGCCGCCAAGTGCGCACTGGTGTCGATGGACTCGACCCTCAAATCCAACCTGTCCGTCGGCCTGCCGCTGGACCTGGTGGTGTACGAGGCCGACAGCTTCCAGACCGACAAGGTGGTCTGCATCGACGAGAACAACCCCTACATGAAAATGTTGCACAGCAGCTGGGGCCACAAGCTGCGCCAGGTGTTTGACAGTATCGAAGACCCGATGTGGAACGGCGAGCACACCGAAATTCCGCTGATGGTCGAGTCAGCCCGGGGCAAGCCGCTGCGCAAGATC